In a genomic window of Quercus lobata isolate SW786 chromosome 4, ValleyOak3.0 Primary Assembly, whole genome shotgun sequence:
- the LOC115986936 gene encoding L-ascorbate oxidase-like isoform X1: MVETQQCRKIFISLLVFCIFYSINVLTVEAKTHYHVWDVKYTYKFPDCYKKLAITINGESPGPTIYAQQGDTVVVRLTNTMLTENVAVHWHGIRQYGTPWHDGTDGVTQCAIMPGETLDYKFVVDRAGTYLYHAHYGMQISAGLYGFIIVKLPDGVSEPFAYDHDHTILLKDWYHGSTYEEAVGLSSIPFKWVGEPQSLLINGRGRFNCSAADTASGVCNATNSDCSPYSLTVVPGKTYRLRIASLTSLSALSFEIEGHNMTVVEADGSFVEPFVTKNLYINSGETYSVIVKADQDSKRNYWITTNVVGRKPSTPTGLGIFNYYPNYHYKYPTTEPTTGPFWNDTASKLAQSRAIKAHHDYVTAPPPTSDRVIVLLNTQNLVNGIYRWSLNNISLSLPLTPFLVSLKHNFTDTFDQNPPPDTYDVENYDIYSIAENKNATSSNPIYSIDFNTTVDIILQNANTMSNATSETHPWHLHGHDFWILGYGDGKFNITKDAKSYNLANPIMRNTVPLYPYGWTALRFRADNPGVWLFHCHIESHFYMGMGVVFEAGIDKVGTLPKSIMGCGKTKHMINP; the protein is encoded by the exons ATGGTTGAGACTCAACAATGtagaaaaatttttatttctttgctgGTCTTCTGtatcttttattcaatcaatgttCTAACCGTTGAGGCAAAAACTCACTATCACGTCTGGGACGTGAAGTATACCTATAAATTTCCAGATTGCTACAAGAAGCTAGCTATAACAATCAACGGGGAGTCTCCAGGGCCTACAATCTATGCACAACAAGGAGATACAGTTGTTGTTAGGCTTACAAACACTATGTTAACTGAGAATGTTGCAGTGCATTGGCATGGAATCCGACAG TATGGAACACCTTGGCATGATGGAACTGATGGAGTTACTCAATGTGCAATTATGCCCGGAGAAACCTTGGATTACAAGTTTGTAGTTGATAGG GCTGGGACATATCTTTACCATGCGCATTATGGAATGCAAATATCAGCGGGGCTGTATGGATTCATTATTGTAAAACTACCTGATGGAGTTTCTGAGCCCTTTGCCTATGATCATGACCATACCATTCTTCTTAAAGATTGGTATCACGGTAGTACTTACGAAGAAGCCGTAGGTTTATCTTCCATTCCCTTTAAATGGGTAGGAGAACCACAG TCACTCTTGATAAATGGAAGAGGAAGGTTTAACTGCTCTGCTGCAGACACAGCTTCCGGAGTTTGTAATGCAACAAATTCAGATTGCTCTCCCTATTCTTTGACAGTAGTCCCTGGAAAAACGTATAGACTAAGGATTGCCAGCTTGACTTCTCTATCGGCATTGAGCTTTGAAATTGAG GGCCATAACATGACTGTGGTTGAAGCGGATGGAAGCTTTGTTGAGCCATTTGTAACAAAGAACCTATACATAAATTCTGGTGAGACATACTCAGTGATAGTAAAAGCAGACCAAGACTCTAAAAGAAACTATTGGATCACAACTAATGTTGTTGGCCGAAAACCTTCAACTCCAACTGGTCTAGGCATCTTCAATTACTATCCAAATTATCACTACAAATACCCAACAACAGAACCAACCACTGGTCCTTTTTGGAATGACACGGCTTCAAAATTGGCTCAAAGCCGTGCCATCAAAGCCCACCATGACTATGTCACAGCACCGCCTCCTACATCGGATAGGGTCATTGTGCTTCTCAACACACAAAATTTGGTCAATGGTATTTACCGCTGGTCTTTAAATAATATATCACTTAGCCTTCCACTTACTCCTTTCCTTGTTTCACTAAAACATAATTTCACTGATACATTTGATCAAAACCCACCTCCGGATACTTATGATGTTGAAAATTATGACATATACAGCATAGCTGAGAATAAAAATGCCACTTCTAGTAATCCCATTTATAGTATAGACTTCAATACCACAGTGGATATTATACTTCAAAATGCAAACACTATGAGCAATGCTACAAGTGAGACACATCCGTGGCATTTGCATGGCCATGACTTTTGGATATTAGGCTATGGAGACGGTAAGTTCAATATTACAAAGGACGCAAAAAGCTATAACCTCGCAAATCCAATCATGAGGAATACTGTGCCACTATATCCGTATGGATGGACTGCTTTGAGATTTCGGGCAGATAATCCTGGAGTTTGGTTGTTCCATTGTCATATTGAGTCTCACTTCTATATGGGCATGGGAGTTGTGTTTGAAGCTGGAATAGACAAAGTGGGTACTTTGCCAAAGTCTATTATGGGCTGTGGTAAAACTAAACACATGATCAATCCTTAA
- the LOC115986936 gene encoding L-ascorbate oxidase-like isoform X2 gives MLTENVAVHWHGIRQYGTPWHDGTDGVTQCAIMPGETLDYKFVVDRAGTYLYHAHYGMQISAGLYGFIIVKLPDGVSEPFAYDHDHTILLKDWYHGSTYEEAVGLSSIPFKWVGEPQSLLINGRGRFNCSAADTASGVCNATNSDCSPYSLTVVPGKTYRLRIASLTSLSALSFEIEGHNMTVVEADGSFVEPFVTKNLYINSGETYSVIVKADQDSKRNYWITTNVVGRKPSTPTGLGIFNYYPNYHYKYPTTEPTTGPFWNDTASKLAQSRAIKAHHDYVTAPPPTSDRVIVLLNTQNLVNGIYRWSLNNISLSLPLTPFLVSLKHNFTDTFDQNPPPDTYDVENYDIYSIAENKNATSSNPIYSIDFNTTVDIILQNANTMSNATSETHPWHLHGHDFWILGYGDGKFNITKDAKSYNLANPIMRNTVPLYPYGWTALRFRADNPGVWLFHCHIESHFYMGMGVVFEAGIDKVGTLPKSIMGCGKTKHMINP, from the exons ATGTTAACTGAGAATGTTGCAGTGCATTGGCATGGAATCCGACAG TATGGAACACCTTGGCATGATGGAACTGATGGAGTTACTCAATGTGCAATTATGCCCGGAGAAACCTTGGATTACAAGTTTGTAGTTGATAGG GCTGGGACATATCTTTACCATGCGCATTATGGAATGCAAATATCAGCGGGGCTGTATGGATTCATTATTGTAAAACTACCTGATGGAGTTTCTGAGCCCTTTGCCTATGATCATGACCATACCATTCTTCTTAAAGATTGGTATCACGGTAGTACTTACGAAGAAGCCGTAGGTTTATCTTCCATTCCCTTTAAATGGGTAGGAGAACCACAG TCACTCTTGATAAATGGAAGAGGAAGGTTTAACTGCTCTGCTGCAGACACAGCTTCCGGAGTTTGTAATGCAACAAATTCAGATTGCTCTCCCTATTCTTTGACAGTAGTCCCTGGAAAAACGTATAGACTAAGGATTGCCAGCTTGACTTCTCTATCGGCATTGAGCTTTGAAATTGAG GGCCATAACATGACTGTGGTTGAAGCGGATGGAAGCTTTGTTGAGCCATTTGTAACAAAGAACCTATACATAAATTCTGGTGAGACATACTCAGTGATAGTAAAAGCAGACCAAGACTCTAAAAGAAACTATTGGATCACAACTAATGTTGTTGGCCGAAAACCTTCAACTCCAACTGGTCTAGGCATCTTCAATTACTATCCAAATTATCACTACAAATACCCAACAACAGAACCAACCACTGGTCCTTTTTGGAATGACACGGCTTCAAAATTGGCTCAAAGCCGTGCCATCAAAGCCCACCATGACTATGTCACAGCACCGCCTCCTACATCGGATAGGGTCATTGTGCTTCTCAACACACAAAATTTGGTCAATGGTATTTACCGCTGGTCTTTAAATAATATATCACTTAGCCTTCCACTTACTCCTTTCCTTGTTTCACTAAAACATAATTTCACTGATACATTTGATCAAAACCCACCTCCGGATACTTATGATGTTGAAAATTATGACATATACAGCATAGCTGAGAATAAAAATGCCACTTCTAGTAATCCCATTTATAGTATAGACTTCAATACCACAGTGGATATTATACTTCAAAATGCAAACACTATGAGCAATGCTACAAGTGAGACACATCCGTGGCATTTGCATGGCCATGACTTTTGGATATTAGGCTATGGAGACGGTAAGTTCAATATTACAAAGGACGCAAAAAGCTATAACCTCGCAAATCCAATCATGAGGAATACTGTGCCACTATATCCGTATGGATGGACTGCTTTGAGATTTCGGGCAGATAATCCTGGAGTTTGGTTGTTCCATTGTCATATTGAGTCTCACTTCTATATGGGCATGGGAGTTGTGTTTGAAGCTGGAATAGACAAAGTGGGTACTTTGCCAAAGTCTATTATGGGCTGTGGTAAAACTAAACACATGATCAATCCTTAA